The Chanos chanos chromosome 3, fChaCha1.1, whole genome shotgun sequence genome segment TTTTCAGGGGAAAGGGTGCTTGAAGCATAAGGTGAAAGGCTGAGGTATTTGCGGTGAAATGTGTTAAGGTTTCAGTAGACAGGTTTATAGAGGAGTTCTCTGTTGAGAAGCCTGCGTTTCAGCTCTTTCCACAGGAGGCTACGCTCTCGCTGTGATCCCTTCATGAAGCCTCTGTTCTCCTGCGCGCGGCGGGACAGGTAGGGGATAACCTCATTCACCGGCCCGTAGGGAACGTACTTGTACACTGGGAACCCAGCCTGGcctgctcacacacagtcaggagaaaaaaggagataaAATATCTGTCACTTTTCTTGTTGATCAAACACTCAAACCACACTGATTCATAAAGGTTTGATAAATCAGAATATCTTCTCTTTATTCTTGCTGTCACAAGACAGTGGGTTCTTCTTACTCACCGAGTGGGAAACTGATCTGGTCACACATGCCCAATAACTGCCCAAAATAAACCTTTTTCTCACTTGGAGAGATGCCCATCTCGCTCATCCtagatcacagacacaaatcaGCAATTCAGTGCAGTACTGTAAGCCTATTCAAAGATCATCTCTgtcattcagtaaaatgaagtGTATACAGTTGTTTGACAAACTACGAAATGCGCACACACGAGTCAATCTTTCACCACAGTGGTTAACTCTCCTGACTCACTGTCGCAAATCAGTGTCAtctgttattctctctgtttttcacaaacagctctgtcattGTCAGTTGAGCCAGTTGCTAGGGTGTTCTCTAAAAAGACATTATGCAAGACTGGCTTCTTTGTAAACAGAGATTAACTCTAACTCTACAGGAGATTAATCAGATCACAAAGTTCCCATGGCCCACAGCCCAAGGGGCTACAGGTGCCTTATTCTAAAAATGCTGATTCAGTCTTGGAAGGACTTGTTATCCTTGTAACAGATATTCCCTGGAGTTcatgctgaaaatgtgtttttctacaTCTCTCCATCCTGTAGAGAAACGTCTCTCACAACAGCTGGAGAGCTTGTCTCCTAGAGCACTCACTGTTATAACAGTATTCCAGACAAACTGCTAAATAGTCTCAGTGTCCCTAACtctgacataacacacacacacacacacacacacaccattcaccacAGTAACACAAAATTACAATGTTTCATATCTACAATGTCTTACTTTTCCAGAGTAAACTTGACGGTGTCCTCATTGTGTGATGCTACCATGATGTTAGCTTTCCTGTTGTGTTCAATCTCCTCCAGAACATACTCTAAGCATCTGTGATGAAagacacaaatatttcatttaagcAAATCAATCTTTTGTTATATGACCATAACCCTCATACACTCTCAAACACCTATATTTTATATGGTCTCCAGTAGGGGTctctgcatatgtgtgaatgtgtgtgtgtgtgtgtgtgtgtgtgtgtgtgtgtatgtgtgtgcgtgcgtgcatgtgtgtttgggacCAGTTTCTTCATTCACCTTACTAGTGTggaataaacacaaatataattacCACTGTGCAATACAACTCAAAGGTCTAGTAGCTACACTACAAACTTACACAAAGCCTATTCAAAAGTAATTTCTAGaagttttcatattttctccATTGTATTAACTTTAAACCTAAAgtatgatggatggatgaacacATTGAGAGAAAACATGACACAGTAGCACTGTTCAGGGCCTTGGTACAATTTCATTAGGTATATGAAACCTGGTCTTAATGTTTGTATTAAGTCACTTCTTCTGGATATACTTAAATCACAGGGCTCATGTACTTctaccaatttttttttcctgctacaCTGAACCACCATCCATCCAATCCTCATCTCCATCCAAACATTTACAATATATCAACATTATTGACAGTTGCAATTGCTTCCAGTGCAATTTACCATTTATTTAATCTCTGACATAATTCCCTCCTTATCTAAAACAATAAGCAAAGTTTAAATCCAAAAAAACATACTTGTGGTACATCCTGTTGGTGGCCTCATAGTCTGGGTTAATGGGGTCTTCATAACCAATCTCTGCTGCTCTTGATCGTTCTTGATACATATAAGCCCCACGGACAAGTTTAGCACCAAAGTACCAACCCTCACGTCGCGACAGTTCCACGTCCACCGTCACATTGTCATATGCCTCctgcaaaaaaaagacacatcacTGTAAATAGATGTGTAAACTTAACCCCAAGACCCCCCGGGCACAAGGAATgttgcccactgctcctgtgtctggtgggtgtgtgttcactactggtatgttggatgggttaaatgcagaggacaaattcactgctcactgttcacagtgtgtgtgatcacacagatttacatttacattttacacttGTGAAGTGAATTTTTGATATGCATATGGTTTAAGAcaaatttcttttaaaacaggACATTCTGATCTCAAAACAGACAACTGGAAAAGGAGAAACATGGTTACACactgaagacagagaaaatttATAAGTTCTTTCACACTAATTTTTCACATTCATTAGGGCATTTTCACACCCCTCTAAGAGCAAGCTACTGGCTCACAACAGGCTCACTGTAGACAACTGGCTTGTCCAGTATGTGCTGAAGATGACTGGCTCACCTTTGGGGAGCACTGGTATGTGTTGATGATGACTTGCTCACCTTTAGGTAGCACTGGTATGTGTTGAAGATGACCGGTCTCTCAATGTTGAAGATCCTCTGCATTTCCAGGGTCAGACGACTGATGGCTGGCTGGAAGTATGTCTGTTCAGCATCTACCATTAGTCTCACGTCATTGTCCTCAGCATGCTGCAATacaaaggtacacacacacacacacaaacacacaaaaagaaagagaaagaatggatTTACAAATCTTCATACAGGCAAGTGGTGTGTGGCATGTGCATGATGGTTTACAAATCACACAATAAATGGAGAAGGACGTGTGTTCTATAAAATGTAAGACAACAAGATCAGTCAGAAATTTAAACTAATGAAATCcaactgttgtctgtctgtttagcATATTTTCTTAGCAAAAGCAACTTCAAACGAAATGGAATCATTCTGAGTAGAAGAAAATGTCACCAAGTGTAGAActctccatgaaaaaaaaaacaaaaaacattttgttctgcTCAGCTCTGAAGCAGATAAGACTTTGCTTAACAGTATGATCCAGTCCAACAGTCTCTGATATTCAGATGTTCATTATCAGAACCTCGATTAACTGAGCCAGGCATGTTTGAGTAAAAGCCTGCATGAATGACAGCTACACAGGAAAGAGACTGCCCACTGCTATGATATTACAAGAGAGGTTGAAGGACAAGTTGTTAccttttggtttattttatcttgcatgctgggaaatgtatgtgtgaatatatgtgagtgtatttTAATTCCAGACTATGAGGCAACTTTAAATCCAGTCAGTGAGGAAATTCTGGAGGGGGTCAATCGGGCCATTGCTTGCCAGAGTAAATATGCAGATGTGAAAACAAGCACAAGACAGCAAACATGAACTGGATGATTTTGCGTCAaactgtgtgcttgtgtaaaCAGATGAGTCTGACGGCCAGATGGCCTAAGAACACCTTGGGGTCAGTTCATCTGGAGAAAACAACGGAAAACACAGGCACATAAACAGACCCAAAAGGCTAAAAGTGTCATCATTCAAACCTTGGTATGTCCTTACACGTGGTGACAAAAGATGTATAGTCATCTTAAAAACCATAGTTGAGAGCACAGTAAAGGTCCAGGGGGGATGTTTTACAAAACAGGGCAGTGGAATTACCTCATTCACCTGGACTGCGTCACAGTAGTTAGCTAACTTACAGTGACTTACATCACTGTGGCTAACTTGTAATCCACTTGCTATGTCATTGTAGATAGTTTATTAACCTTGGATAGCCTTGATCTGAAAGCTACTTTGTGGGGAATCGCCTGAAACGACTATGGTAATTGCATGAGAATGTAAATAAGTCAAAGGAAAACTGATACTGGGGAAGCTTCTTTAGTGCACCTCCATTTGTAACCACTTACTACAAGGATACATCTGTCTGGGCTGTGCTGTCATCTGATGTTAATGGCCTTTGGTTGTAGCTCTAAAGACCTCATGATGATCAAACTGAACCAAAAGCCCTCCATGGATAAAATATAAAGCTATAAAGCTCTTCTGTGAAAACCTGGATGGGCTTACTCTACCTTGGCTAAAACATCCATTCTCTGAAGCAtcctcttcatctgtctctcttcttcatcaGTGAATTTACTCAGCAGTGGTTCTAAATGGCCagtctaaaaacaaacaacccccccccccaaaaaaaacagcttgtcATATTTTGCAGAGGAACATTGGAATTTTCATTGAAAAATCTCACACAATTATAATAATGCCTCCCACAATTCAACATACACAATTACATGTTGCCACGTACCTCAACGTTGGGCACAACGAGCAGATTAGAGATCTTGGTCCTGTCATTAATAAGGCTGTTCCAATCCAGCAGGTCAATGGTTCTTAAATGGGAAACAGGGCGTTAGATTACTGTGAAGTCATGAAAACATGACATGCAAAGCACACATGGTATGTCCTGTTGGTCATGCACTAGTGTAAGAGTTTACCCTGAGGAACCCAGTTTCTCTCCAGTGAACCAATTCTCAATGTCTGCTTTACAGCCAACACCCAGTTTGGTCAGACTATCCtgggaagagaaaacagaggtaCAGCAGTAAGTGAGAAAGTCTAGTAGTTTAACCCCAAGGCTGTTCAAGAAATGTGAACTCTCTGACATAGATAGTAACTGATAAATAAATTGCTCCTGATGACaactaaatgaaaaaatgtaaatgtatgttctACAATATGTATGCACATGCCGCTCCCCCCTGCCCCATCTGTCCTATATAGAGATATGCCTTTAGGACTTTCAACTCCTCAAAAACTCctcaaacactgacactgtgatCATTTGTATGAGAAATGCCGGGAGGGACATGCCTGCAGTTGCTCCAGTTCTAGTTTCTGCTCTAGAGCTGCCATTCCAGCCTTGCCCTGCTGTGCTGCAAGCAAGGTGAAAAAACGCCTCCATTTCACCAGCACCTCAGAAAACTGAAGCTGCAGATTaaatcacagagaaacaagaggGTTACATAGTGCACATTTCTGTACAATTAAGGTGAAAAAAAGATTAGCTTGAAAGTATAATTATAAACATGTATCAAAACATGCTGTGCTTGTGATCACTCACTAGGAACTGAGGGCGTCCAAGAGCAGTCATCTTAATGGCTGCAAAGCCATCAACAGAGCTCCCTCCTGCGATACAAACAAGAGCCCATTCAGCCAAGACTTGTTTTAACAGATAAAATGCATATCAGGAAATAAATGATAGAGTTATATAGCTTTACAACTTAGAGTGGAAGCAATGATA includes the following:
- the prodha gene encoding proline dehydrogenase 1, mitochondrial — translated: MYHAKVIPAVARAKSDHFIRMRFSPPRFRSSAASTQPSALKVEEQQIDQTCTVVEKPCQVDLISQTKSVSDIPATKISIDFENTREAYKSKNTLELLRSLLVFKLCTFDFLVDKNKELMDLSKKIIGQRLFEKLMKMTFYGQFVAGEDQNSIKPLIHKNQAFGVGSVLDYSVEEDLTQEEAEKKEMDSCVSEAEKESPGLDHRERKYKAHRQFGDRRGGVISARTYFYADEAKCDHHMETFIKCIKASGGSSVDGFAAIKMTALGRPQFLLQFSEVLVKWRRFFTLLAAQQGKAGMAALEQKLELEQLQDSLTKLGVGCKADIENWFTGEKLGSSGTIDLLDWNSLINDRTKISNLLVVPNVETGHLEPLLSKFTDEEERQMKRMLQRMDVLAKHAEDNDVRLMVDAEQTYFQPAISRLTLEMQRIFNIERPVIFNTYQCYLKEAYDNVTVDVELSRREGWYFGAKLVRGAYMYQERSRAAEIGYEDPINPDYEATNRMYHKCLEYVLEEIEHNRKANIMVASHNEDTVKFTLEKMSEMGISPSEKKVYFGQLLGMCDQISFPLGQAGFPVYKYVPYGPVNEVIPYLSRRAQENRGFMKGSQRERSLLWKELKRRLLNRELLYKPVY